From the genome of Thermococcus celericrescens:
AGAAGGCTCCCTGAGGCTTGGTGGTGCTTATCCCCGGAATCTCACTGAGGCGCTTGTAGATGTAGTCCCTCCTCTCCTTGAGCTTGGCCATGTACTCCTCAAGGTAATCCATCGGGCCCGTTAGGCCCGCTATGGCAGCGAACTGGGCTGGAGTGTTGGGGCACAGCCTTATCCTGGCCATCTTGTCTATCGCCTCCCTGACCTCGGCGAGCCTGTTCTCTGGGTCAACGTAGTAGAAGTAGCCGAGACGCCAGCCGGTGGCGAAGTAGACCTTTGACATGCCGTTCATAACGATGACCGGGACGTCCTTCGTGAGGGAGCCAGGGGAGACGTGCTTTCCTTCGTAGGTCATGAGGTCGTATATCTCATCGCTTATCACAGGCAGATCGTATTCACCGGCAAGGTCGAGTATCTCCCTAATCGTTTTCTTCTCGTAGAGCGCTCCCGTTGGGTTGTTCGGGTTGATGACCGCTATGGCCTTTGTCCTCTCGTCTATCTTCTTCCTCATGTCATCGATATCCGGCTGCCAGCCGTTCTCCTCTACGGTAAGGTACTCGTTGGCAATGCCGCCGTAGAACTTGACGAGGCCAGTGTAAGGCGGATAGCTTGGACTCGGAACAAGGATGTTGTCCCCGGGGTTGAGGAGGGCCCCGAATATGAACTGCAGCGCCTCTGTAACAGCTGCGGTAACGCGGACGTCTTCCGGGGTTACCTCAACACCGTTCTTCTTCCTCTCGCGCTCCACTATCGCTTCCCTC
Proteins encoded in this window:
- a CDS encoding pyridoxal phosphate-dependent aminotransferase, producing MIRASERAMGIEYAIRDVVLPARELEKKGIKVIRLNIGDPGKYDFQPPKHMRDAYCKAIQDGHNYYGPSEGIPELREAIVERERKKNGVEVTPEDVRVTAAVTEALQFIFGALLNPGDNILVPSPSYPPYTGLVKFYGGIANEYLTVEENGWQPDIDDMRKKIDERTKAIAVINPNNPTGALYEKKTIREILDLAGEYDLPVISDEIYDLMTYEGKHVSPGSLTKDVPVIVMNGMSKVYFATGWRLGYFYYVDPENRLAEVREAIDKMARIRLCPNTPAQFAAIAGLTGPMDYLEEYMAKLKERRDYIYKRLSEIPGISTTKPQGAFYIFPRIEERSKWKNDKDFVLDALHEAHVLFVHGSGFGYAGEWHFRIVFLPPVEILEEAMNNFEAFMRKRLAE